The following is a genomic window from Manihot esculenta cultivar AM560-2 chromosome 9, M.esculenta_v8, whole genome shotgun sequence.
TTGAGCCCAGAAATCAGGTCCAACAGAAACCCTGCATTGAAAAGCCCAAATCTTTCTCGGACCAACCCAACTTAACATCTCTCTATATATAGAGCTTCTGCTGCAGTATCAGGACTAGGGTTTTACACAGCGGCTGCTCCTGTTCTCTTCGTCTTCTTGCTCGGAAAACCCCCGTCACCGTCGAAGAAACTCAGCTTTGCAACCATGGGGTACGATCTCTCTCTTATATTTTCACTCtccttttttagattttttttttaataaatcattCTGCTAATGAGTTAGAAAATATAAATCGAGTTAGAAAATATAAATCAAGTTGAAAAAGAAGAATGGAGGTGCTTAAGAATAGTATTTGATACGTAGTTTAAATTCAGTTCAGTTTGTTGTCATTTTGACTGATTATATGTTTCTGGGTAATGAGTTATGATTCCCGGATTGATTTGGTTAGgtaattaaatttctatattgATTTTAAAGTTTGGTCATACTGGAAACCAATATAAGTATGCGGATAAATGCATAGTAATATATAGTGGCATGCCACCTAATGCTATTGTCTATGAAGCAATAGCTGTTTATTGTGAAATGCATGCTTTTGGATGGTCTAGTTTAGTTTAAGTAGACATCATATTTGTATCAAGTGGAATAGGGTCCCTTATTGTTGAAAGGATTATGATATAGTTGTCAGACACAGTAATTAGATAGTAGTTTTTAACCTTGTTGAAAGGATTATTGAAATAGAGTTCTCAGTAATTACTGCTGGTAATACTTGTTGTTATGAGTTGAGATGTCTGCCACAAGAGGTGCAAATGGTATTTTCTAGTTTGTTCTGCAGATCAAGGATTTATTTTTTTGTGGTAAAAATGTATGTCCGGAAGCAAACAGAAATAAGTTTATATGCAGTACGGCCTGGTGCCCTAGTTAATCTTGATGCCTATCTTTGACTTACTCACTGGTTTGCATGATTGTCTTGCAGGAAGACACGAGGTATGGGATCTGCTCGAAAACTGAAGTCCCACCGAAGAAGGCAAAGGTGGGCTGACAAGGCGTACAAGAAGTCTCACCTTGGTAATGAATGGAAGAAGCCATTTGCTGGGTCTTCACATGCCAAAGGCATAGTTCTTGAAAAGATGTGAGACCATGCAATGCCTTTGCTTGAGTTTATTCTTGTTTATCTTCCTTACTAAGAACATTATGATTCTAAATTGTACAAATGACCCTCGAATTGCAGTGGTATTGAAGCCAAGCAGCCAAACTCTGCTATCAGAAAATGTGCTAGAGTTCAACTGATTAAAAATGGGAAGAAGATTGCTGCTTTTGTTCCCAATGACGGTTGTTTGAACTATATTGAGGAGAATGTGAGTATCCTTGGAGTTTTAGGAGTTTTAACTTTTGATTATACGTTACCTTGCCTTCTACTGACATTTTGTAACTTGTGGTTGAAGGATGAGGTTTTGATTGCTGGATTTGGACGTAAGGGTCATGCGGTTGGAGATATTCCTGGTGTTAGATTCAAGGTTGTGAAGGTCTCCGGTGTCTCCCTACTGGCACTCTTCaaggagaagaaggaaaaaCCAAGGTCTTAAGTTTGCAATGGAGACTACTATAGTTTATTTCTAGTTCCTCTAAAAGACTTGGAATGGCTTTCCTTTGTTTTTGAGTGGATATGGCGAACAACTTTTTATCATTCTAGTTATTGTATTGAATATTTCTTGTTTTCAAATTTTGCCCAAGATTATATGGTGCTTCCAGTTATATTTTGACGTCACAAATTGCCTTTTAGTCATCTAATTAACTTTTTGAGATAAAGTTGAACTTGATAttaactgaaaataaaaatctgtATCGATTATTAGCCCCAAAAGGCCATTTCCTGAGAGAAGGTGCAATTTTCCTTGATGTTGGTTTGAAACTTGTAAGAAGGGGATGATAATTATTGGTTTAGGTTTTAAtaacaatttaatattatttttggaAAATTAATTAGTCATGTTGGCATTAATTCCTACTTTCAGACCGTAAATCCATGGTCATTCTCCTCTTCCTCAGCGCCGTGACCCTGAAAAGACTATGCTTTCCTGTGAAGTCACCCAACGGAGGGAAATTTCAATTCACATTTTATGTGtgacttgaaatcaataatgatatgattcaaaatcaatagGGTATAGGTGTTACAAGCCAAAATCTTTAACTAATGTATGTCTCTCTCTTTAAGAAGAGCAGCgagttttctctttcttttcttttttttcctttttggtaCTCTGGTCCTTTTATTTTATTGGGGAGATCTCTCTCAGGTTAAGGTATAAATGTTTTTTTTGTCTTAATTTGCAGCGGTATTGAAAAGGAGGAGAATTTGTTCTTTTGACTCTTTGCTTTGTGTGTAGAGATTTTGTACCAATTCTTGTATCTCACTTGATTTTTTACCAGACGAAGGATGGTTCAGCGATAGTTAGTAGAGTATGTCTATCGTCGCCAAGAGCACACCTACCACCTCCATTAACACTATGAACAGATTGTTTTTTCTCATGAACCTTGTGGATATCGTCAAATTATGCTTAAAAATGATCGACTTTTTCTTATGACATTGAAACCCTTATTGGATTTATGGTTGCCTATACTTTTTCTTGAGTGGGCTTGCTCCTTCTTACTGGTTGTGGTGGCTTGAGAtctttctattttctttatCGATCTTCAGTTTGGTTTTATGGTTGGAATGGACTAATATAGAACGGAGGCTTTCTCGGCCTAAATGGCGTTTGTTATTATCGAGCAGTCACAGCTTTCAAAGGGTGACGGCACCAGTGATTTCCTTTAGTTCTCTTTTAGGTCTTCATTTGGTTGCTCCACAAGTTTTAGGGCTCCAATTGTATGGACTTTTTTGAGTTATTTTTTCCTTTGTAATTGAGCTTAATAGTCTCTGTTATAGTTGTCTTCTAGTAAAGCTAATAGGGCAACCGTCCAAGTTTATACAAATAAGCCAGCATCACAAATATAGACACTGTTTCTATAGGTAATCCTTATAATATATCTTCTAAAGAACATTAGAAACACAATTGGGTGTGGCAAAAAGAGACATCACTGTACTTAAATCATCATCCCCTACTTAATAATACTTTAGTGAAACAAAAAAAGCTCCAAATATCGGCAGAATGAACATAGTCTGCTACTACAATTTAATCTCAAAATTTCAAACAAATCATCATTTTTAAGAGATATCCTCACAAAATATACATTCATACCACTGAACTCATTCCTCCCTTAATCACATTTGATGCATGTATATCTCCACTTTTAACCCTTCAGTAGCCTTGACTGTGGAAGGAGGCATTAACTTCACAAATTCCTCTTGAGCGCTAAACATTAACTTTTCCGCTTGTACTGACTTGATGAAGAGAACAGTCAAGAACAGGCTTTTGCTGGATTTCCCTATGAATATTTATAGCTTCAACTTGTTGGGCCAAATCAAGACCCTTCTCACTGGTGTTCGATAGAGAACCCAAAATTTCCTTTTCACCCACTTTCTGTGATAAGATTGTGTTTACTGTATCACAATCTTCAGCGGTAATTTTCTCAACCTTCAAGTTTCTTTGCCCACTGTTTCCAGGAGACATTTTATTCTGAACTTTCGGAGGCATGCCGGGACAGTATTTTCCATTTGTTGAAGTGCTACAAACAGGTTGCTGAGCACAAGTTTTGGCGGCTCGAACTGCCAATGCGGCTCTAGCAGGTTGAGATTTTCCAAGCTTTGCCTCATTTGACCCACCACTGAGGCTAACATTTCTCACCCTATATCTAGGCAAGCCATTGGGTACAGCTGGTTGTGATTGCATGCTTCCACCAGGAGAGCGCACTGTTGATCTCGCCTGAAAAATGTAAAAACTACACGTGTGATTGCATGCCAAAATAATTGCAAGCCAGAAGAAAAATTGATGATGAATAAGGGAGGTGATTTTGCCACAGCATATTATCTCCGTGGAACATCTTATCATAGCCAGACATTCCAAAATGAGATCTTTACCTTTTCTTGCCCTAGAAAAATAACCTTGGCAAAACCACC
Proteins encoded in this region:
- the LOC122724686 gene encoding 40S ribosomal protein S23-like — protein: MGKTRGMGSARKLKSHRRRQRWADKAYKKSHLGNEWKKPFAGSSHAKGIVLEKIGIEAKQPNSAIRKCARVQLIKNGKKIAAFVPNDGCLNYIEENDEVLIAGFGRKGHAVGDIPGVRFKVVKVSGVSLLALFKEKKEKPRS